The Candidatus Cloacimonadota bacterium DNA window TGGAATCTATTCTATTGAAAATGTACCTGCTGGAAATTACACAATCAACTGCACAAAGGATGGTTTTGATAATGCAACACTAAATGTAGAAGTTATTGCTGATGAAGAAGTCGCTGCTGATTTCCTCTTGATGCCGGAAGGTTCGACAAATTCCGGCAGTGTTGCCGGTTTTGTAACCAATTTAGATGGAGAACCAATCGTAAATGTTGTTTGTCAAGTCGTGGATCTTTATAATTCCTCTCTTACCTTTGATGACGGTTCTTATGAAATCTTTCTGATCCCTTCTGGCACTTACAACATCAGTTTTTCCAAACCGGGATATGAAACTTTAGTAGTTGAAAATGTAACCGTAACAAACGGCGGAACGACTAATCTCGATGTTCAACTGCAACAAATAAGCGGTACCGGAACTCTCATCTGTTATGTTGAGAATACTTTCCAGATTCCAATTAACGGAGCAGCAATTGAAATTCTGGATACAACATTATCAGGAGCAACAGGAGTTTTGGGAACATATACATTTCAAAGTGTTCCCACCGGAAATTATACGGTTAGAGTTTCCAAACAAGGTTATACGACCCAGGATATTGAGAATGTCGAAATTTTATCAGGACTTCCTCAATATATTTATGTAACTTTGACAAATTAATTCGGAGGTTAGGATGAAAAAGATAATAATATTTGCATTGATCGTTCTTCTTGTTTCTCAATTAAATGCCGGTAAGATTTCCGGTAGATTGATGACAGAGATCAAAATGAAGGATAGATTCAATCGTGGTGAATTCGATGCAGTTCCAAAATTAATAAAAGATGCTCCCAGTTTTGAATCCCAATTAATTTTCCTACATTTTGAGAACAAACCGAATAGCAGAATACATTCTCAACTCGAAAATATGGATGTAACACTTTTCCCAAAAAGTTGGATTCCACCGTGTAATAATCATCCGACTGGATTTATGACTGCGCGTATTCCGGCAATTAGAGAAAAACTTCTCCAATTGGAAAAAATACCGGAAATCAAGATGATCAATTCTGCTGAAAGAACTCTATCTCTGCATAACGACAGAGCAGCAGAACACACCGGAGCATTAGCTCTTTCGGAAAATCCGTATAATCTTACCGGAGAAGGAGTGAAAATCGCTGTCATCGATTCCGGTTTCCAACTCGATCATCCGGATCTTCCCGATCCATTCATCGCAGTAGATTACAGTAATTACACAGCAGAACCGGACAGCGATTTCACGGTTTCCAACGAATCGACTCATACCGGACACGGAACTCATGTTGCCGGCACAATTCTCGGACAAGGAACGCAATCTAACGGAGTCTGGAAAGGAATGGCTCCCGGAGCAGATTTTATAGCTCTTAAAGTTGGACATGATAATACGGGAGCGATTTATCTTTCTGCATTTCTTCATTGTCTTTATGCTGCCAGATTCTATTATAATGCTGATTTTATCAATGCCAGTTTGGGTGGATATGATGATTATCATGACGGCAGCAGCGAAGATGCACAAATGGTAGATATTATTTCCGAAGATGGTTGTGCTGCCTTTATCTCAACCGGAAATGATGCAGATAGAAACTGGCATTTTTCAGGAAATTTAGCAGGAAATGATCTTTCTGATTTTATTGCCGTAAACTACAGTGATACAAGCGAAACTCGTGATATTATCTACAATTTTAATATGATCTGGTATGATGGTCCTGATACTGAAATTCAGGAAGAAATGACAATGCTCTTTTATAATGAGGATTTCGAGCCGCTCTTTTTTCAGGATGTTGAAGATATGACTCAATCTCCGCGAGGAACTCAATCAAGATTTGGAACAGCTACGGTTTTCGGACAAAATCCCTTTTATGTTCAGGTAATGAATCAATCTTCCGAAAATCTGGATTTTCATTTATTCATAACATCCGGAAATGGAGAATTTTCCGATCCTGATCCGAATTATACGATTGCTTCCCCTGCTGATGCTGATCTGGCAATATCCGTCGGTTCTTATAACTCAAGAATAACCTGGACAAGTTGGGAAGGACTCATTGTAACTTTTACAGGATCGGATTTAGAAGAACTATCTCCTTTTTCTAATCAAGGTCCAAGGGTCGATGGAATGTTCGCACCAACCATTGTCGCTCCGGGAGTTGCTCTTATTTCACCTCGTGACGATGATGCCTGGAACGGACCTCCATTTGGCATCTGGACTCCTTTTGTGATAAGTAATTCTTATGCGGAAGGAGATGAAACCGGAGGTTTGCCTGCTGATTATATCATCTTGACCGGAACTTCGATGTCCAGCCCGGCTGCCTGCGGTTCTGCAGCATTACTCAAAGAATATGATCCGACCTTAACAAGAGATGAACTGGTCGTTCTGATCACAGAAAATGCGAGAACAGATGAATTTACCGGAGAATGTCCCAATCCTGCCTGGGGATATGGAAAACTCGATGTGGAAAATGCGATCCAACAATTAGTAGCTGTCGATGATAATTCTATCTCAAATAGTAATAATTTCGAACTTTTCCAGAATTATCCGAATCCGTTCACTTCACAAACAACGATCTCATTCCAACTAAACACCGAAAACACTGAAAACACAGAATTGAATATATATAATATCAAAGGACAGAAAGTGAAGCAATTTTCGATTGACGATGGTAGATTTTCGATTGAATGGAATGGAAAGGATGACAACAACAAATCAGTTTCCAGCGGAATCTATTTCTACAAAATATCGATTGATGGATTTACATCCGTCAAGAAATTGATCCTGATGAAATGAAAAATGGCTCACGGATTTCACGGATCAAACGGATAAAAATACTAAATTACAAAAAAATCCGTTAAATCCGTGTAATCCGTGACACAAAAAAGGAGAAGAAAAAAATGAAAAAGTTAGTAATTATCGTAATTTTATTAGGAGCTTTAGTTAATTCTGTTTATGCCGCGAAAGTTAGCGGAAAACTTTTCTGTGAAATGAAAATGAAAGAGATGTTTCAAAACAGGGAAATCGTAAAAAAACATGAGATCAACCGAAATGCACCTGATATGAATTCTCAACTCGTTTTTATTCATTTCGATTCAAAACCGGATTCCAGAATGATTGAAATGTTAGATCAAAAAGGAATCCAGATCTTTCCAGAAAGTTGGATTCCACCTTTGGAAAATCATCCGACCGGATATCTGACAGCAAAAATTCCCTTAAATTTGGAATTACTGGAAGAAATATCAGAGATTTCTCAAATCAAACGGATCAATACTGCTGAAGGACAATTCAAATTCAATAATGATCTGGCAGCAGAGAATACCGGAGTTTCTGTGATTTCATCCGAATCTTACAATTTAACAGGAGAGGGAGTAAAGATCGCGATCATCGATTCCGGCTTTGAGCTGGATCATGAAGATATACCAACTCCTTTGATCGCAGTTGATTACAGTAATTACACAGAAGCAGTTCCGGATAGTGATTTCACAGTTTCCAATGCTCACACCGGAACCGGACACGGAACTCACATTGCCGGTTCCATCGTTGGGCAGGGAACTCTTTCCGGAGGAGTTTGGAAAGGAATGGCACCAGGTGCGGACTGGATTGGTTTGAAAGTCGGACAGGATTATACGCATGCGATTCCTACTGCAGCACTTAATCATTGTTATAAAGCAGCCCGTTTCTATTATGATGCAGATCTGCTTAATGCCAGTATCGGAGGTTGGGATGTTTATCATGACGGCAGCGATGAAACAGATCAGATGGTTGACTGGATATCGAACGACGGCTGTCTTGTTTTCCAGGCAGCAGGAAATTCGGGAGATAACAAAATGCATTATTCAGGAACACTTTCAGGAGGTTCGAGTTCTGATTTTATTGCCGTCAATTATAATGATACAACTGAAACGAGAGCAACTTATTTCTTCAATCTTGTCTGGTATGACAGCCCAGATACAACAGTCCAAAGACCGATGACATTAGAATTCTATGATGAAGATTACGATCTGGTCACAATTCAGACGATTTATGA harbors:
- a CDS encoding T9SS type A sorting domain-containing protein, which encodes MKKIIIFALIVLLVSQLNAGKISGRLMTEIKMKDRFNRGEFDAVPKLIKDAPSFESQLIFLHFENKPNSRIHSQLENMDVTLFPKSWIPPCNNHPTGFMTARIPAIREKLLQLEKIPEIKMINSAERTLSLHNDRAAEHTGALALSENPYNLTGEGVKIAVIDSGFQLDHPDLPDPFIAVDYSNYTAEPDSDFTVSNESTHTGHGTHVAGTILGQGTQSNGVWKGMAPGADFIALKVGHDNTGAIYLSAFLHCLYAARFYYNADFINASLGGYDDYHDGSSEDAQMVDIISEDGCAAFISTGNDADRNWHFSGNLAGNDLSDFIAVNYSDTSETRDIIYNFNMIWYDGPDTEIQEEMTMLFYNEDFEPLFFQDVEDMTQSPRGTQSRFGTATVFGQNPFYVQVMNQSSENLDFHLFITSGNGEFSDPDPNYTIASPADADLAISVGSYNSRITWTSWEGLIVTFTGSDLEELSPFSNQGPRVDGMFAPTIVAPGVALISPRDDDAWNGPPFGIWTPFVISNSYAEGDETGGLPADYIILTGTSMSSPAACGSAALLKEYDPTLTRDELVVLITENARTDEFTGECPNPAWGYGKLDVENAIQQLVAVDDNSISNSNNFELFQNYPNPFTSQTTISFQLNTENTENTELNIYNIKGQKVKQFSIDDGRFSIEWNGKDDNNKSVSSGIYFYKISIDGFTSVKKLILMK